The DNA window CGGGCCATATCGGGGTAGTCAATATTTTCTTGGAGCGACGAAAGTCCTCCACAGTCCGGCTGTGACTCTACCGCGACAAAGACCTCGGCTTCCTCCTGTTTCGGTGCCGTGTCCGGGTCCTTCTTTGGGGGTGGAGGCGGCTCTTTGCTCACCTCCAAGGCCCGATCCAAATTGAGCGATGCATCGAAGTCCAGCTCTTCCTGCTCCAAAACCTGATTGTCGGGAACCGCGACGGGGGGAGCTGGCGATGGGGGGAGGGGAGCTTCGGCCTTCTGCTCCGTTTGTGTGACTTCCTCTAAGTGCACCACTTCCTGCTGTTCAAGGGTCACCTGAAACTTCTCCTGGGTAGACCACCGCAGTTGGAAGGCAAGAACTACAATGACGAGCGCGAGAACCAACCCAATTTCGAGATGAACATAGTACGCCCGTCGATGATTAGCACGTTCTGTTTTGTATGGCGTCATGGGGCTCGGGGGGACAAGGGGCACGGAAGGCGTAATCGGGACTCAAGCAAAACAAAAAAGGCAAAGGGGGCGTCAGGTGTCGTCTTGTGCGTGTCGGAAATAGAATACAACGTGACGCCCCTCTCCGGCGTACGGTTGCGTCTGCGCACGCGTCCCGGGAATCAGAGAACCCCCCCGTGGGGAAAGCCCTTACCAGCTCTTCGTCCCTTCACGTGGACGAAACGTGTTCTCTCTTCCTTTCTCTCTTACCGGTTCATTCCCCCACGTCTGAGGTTAGCAAACTCGACGTATAGCCCCGGAAAAGCATGAAATGAGCTAGGGCTGACGACCATCCCGTGTGGCATTTCGTGACGGTCTTTCGACCTATTCCGACCCGATTAGCTCACACCGATACTTCGGGCTCTGGTATTCATACGAGTGGGGCTAGTGGAGGAAGCCACTGGCTATTCCGGTAGTCCCCGTATTACTTTCCGTCTCGGAGGTAGGCAACTGCTATCGTCAATACCGAGACAACCAGGATCTGAAGGAGAAGCCGAGACCCATCAATTTTCCACTCCTGAATGGCGGACATGAACCCGTTTTCCTCCAGCTCGGGCCTCGTCCAGATCGGGTGGTACTCCACTGCGCTCACATTGTCCCCCTTCAACACATCCCCAACGCGGTCGACGACTCCGGTTTCAAACGGTGGAACAAGACACATCCCGAGGATCACGAAAAGACCGATGTAAAGGGTGGGACGGTGCATAACAGAGTGTTGCCGATGAACGTGAGTATTTGAATTGATTTGTGGAGCGCATCCCTTGACGCCCCCCACTGCGTTTCGTTCGCTTCCCGTCGCGTTGACCGCCCAAGAATCAGCGGTCATTTCCGATTGTCTCTCCATCCGCTGCAGATGATTTCGCAGACCGAACGCAGGCCGGAGCATAGACATCTGCTTTTCTGGCGAAGAGCCAAAGGTCCAAAGTCATTGCACTCCACCGGACACACAGCATATCGGGCCTCCCGTTCTCTGCAATCCGATGAAATGCACAACGATCCTTGGGTTCTGGTACAAGGGTCCAGGCGATGCTTCCGTCCTCCCCGAACCAGATCCGTCCTTCCTGCTTCTGCCTCCCCCAAAAACGCCCCCCGATCTACCACGGCGCCCCGAAGCGAACTCACGTAGGTGCGCCGTCTTGATGTAACGGCAGTTGAACCGTGAAGCACGTGCCTTCTCCCTTCTGCGTCTGTACCTCAACGGTCCCTCCCAGCTCGTCGACCAGGTGGTCCACAATCGACAGGCCGAGACCGCTCCCCTGATACTCCCGATCCAGCCCTTCAGACTCCTGTCGAAAAGCCTGAAAGATGTCCGGCAGAAGATCCTCACTGATCCCGATGCCCGTATCTTCCACCTGAAGAATCGCCGTGCCCTCCTCCTGCCTCACCCGAACCGCTACGCTCCCGTCTTTCGGGGTAAACTTGATCGCATTTTCCAACAAATTGCGTGTGATGCGACGAAGGGCATCTTCATTCCAGAGCCCCTCCACATCGGACTCGGGATACGAGCACACAAGCGCAAGGTCCTTCTCCTCTGCCGTGGGTCGCAACAACGCGACCGTTTCCTGCACGGCAGCGACGAGACCAACCGGCTCCCGCTCAAGAGCGGCGGCTCCTGCTTCCAGCTTAGAAAGTTGGAGGATCGACTCCAACGTATCCGAAAGTCGCTGACTGCTCTCGTGGGTCCGCTCCGCAAACTCTTCGAGACGGCCGTTCAGATTATCTTTGAGCAGCTCGGAAAAACCGATGATGGAGGTCAGCGGGGTGCGCA is part of the Salinibacter sp. 10B genome and encodes:
- a CDS encoding energy transducer TonB produces the protein MTPYKTERANHRRAYYVHLEIGLVLALVIVVLAFQLRWSTQEKFQVTLEQQEVVHLEEVTQTEQKAEAPLPPSPAPPVAVPDNQVLEQEELDFDASLNLDRALEVSKEPPPPPKKDPDTAPKQEEAEVFVAVESQPDCGGLSSLQENIDYPDMARQAGIQGTVYVQFIVSETGTVTERTVLRSTHPILEEAALTAVRELTCTPGRQRGTPVKVLMTLPVEFRLSQQ